The Pangasianodon hypophthalmus isolate fPanHyp1 chromosome 20, fPanHyp1.pri, whole genome shotgun sequence genomic sequence ACATTTATCTGATCTCTATTCGTAATAAAAATACCACTGATGTGTTAATAGCAGAggatattattataaaatttaattaaaggaCTAAAACATGGCAGAGGTTCAGTTGtaacatgtaaacatttacgTTTAATTCAGTGATTTTTAATCAAAAAGTGGCTTATTAGCAGCCATTTGCACTTTCTTTGCTAAAACTCATGCTTAATGTTGGCCATATATTGGCCaataacatttcatttgttaattGTGTGATTGACatgtttagattagattagattagattagattcagcATGTTGCAGGTCTTTGCGCTTTATCTTTGAAATCTTTGGCTATATTCTCATTAGTACCGAGTCATGTAAACCCGCAATCTGATTGCAAGATTCAGATTAAGATTCCGATTCCCGCCCCTGGAAtgtgcctgttttaatcggaaatttgttgcatgtaaacaccttattcagaaaatccactgaaaggagatatatgcacatgctcagtctgcaaggaattgtgggtgctaacagatgcttagctgtaggctcgGTATTTAGGAACAGCAACTCCgccatacttacaacaaccaaaccatgtatacaggaatattcgatgcttgtacgcatataaacatcgtattcggaattTGGCTGCGACCCGAATATAGACCGGCTTGCAgccatatataatataatatatatataatttataatataaacagaatttgatgtgcatgtaaacgtagcctgtGAACTGTTGTGGTATACGCCACAGTGACTAACGCACCACTCTCAGCACAGGTGACGGTGCGATTTTGTTTAGTTCCACACCTGCTAATTACCTTCCCAGGTGTTTGGACTGTGGTTTTGTTCTTCTTCCAGAGGTCTTATGATCCAAGATTGTACTTTACACTAAGTGCCTCCAAAGAAACGACTCACATTGATTACAGTCAAACTTGTCACTCTGGAAAGAGTTGCTGTTTTCCCAGAAGTGAACGGAGTCAGCATGTGTGCGGTGAAAGTGTCACGTGATCTCGGTATAATCGCATCACTATTCATAGGCACTTTATACTGATCAGGGTCCTGGGGAATTCACAGTGTATCCCAGAACACCATGcatcatcatatttatttattggagttGGTGTTGATCTTATCGAACTCGTAATTGACTGAATAATCATGGCTGCTCTAGTCAACAGTAGCTatgtttacatggacactaataatccaatcataattggactagaagcacaatcagatttaaaaagtcacatgtaaacacgtcaatcggaatgaattggccaaaaccgattaaaatttcattcggattgtaaggggtggtttaaaccttttctaatccgatggagaggacgtataaacacttcatcggattgaaaatgaaaccagatagttctgcgcatgtgcagtAACGTACaaaaatcacgtaatgacgtatgacgcacggctgtcagtggtattggggctctgaccgtagcctcaccaggtgccatgttcccctccaccatggAGCAtcgtgtcataaatgactgtcgtgtcatcctaaaattctccttcctctcctcgtctgtgaagtggtgcaagacgacgttgtcccaccggtcctcggcttcggaccctcatccacagacgccttgttctgggctcgggaaggggcattttaattgcttgataaatacacgcagtaccgcacaaaacacacgggctcgtcgtcttctaattagcagctgaaataggcaaatgttaagtctgctttttaaaacgaaaaaaagaagcaatggcgagagagtggctgctagtatctgcgtgttggaacggcgggagacgtgtattcgtgcactgtgcgcatgtcagaagatcaaatccgattctgtcatgtaaacgcgcatatcaacccggttactttattcagcgttcttgtaaacactgcgatcggattaatcaatctgatcgATTTCATTCCGACTGAAACAAAACGTGTCCATGTAAACATGAGTAGTGATGTCCaccatcattaaaaataaactgtcatAAATTTACTCACCACTTACATGTCCATCATGGGTTTCTTTGAGAATCACAGTCataatgtcattaaaataaaattcctgACTGAAACTGAGGAGGACCTAGATTGAGTTTTcgtgctttttgtttcttagtTCGAATTGCCACCAAAGCGAACCCCTGGAACGGCAAGACGCTGAAGCCGGAGAGTGTGCGCTCTCAGCTGGAGACGTCGCTCAAGAGGCTGCGCATTCAAAGCGTCAACATCTTCTACTTGCACGCTCCAGACCACGAGAACCCCATCCAGGACACGCTGAGGGCCTGCAATGAGCTGCACAAAGAGGTAGAGCAGCGCTGCACAACTGCGACCCTGGACATCCCGGGTCCAGGAAAATCTTCTGCTCTAACATGCCGAATAAACGTCACCACCAAGTAATAAAACACGGCTGAATTCGTTAGAAGATATCtcatattattatcattattattattattattattattattataactgtgCTAGTGGGATTTAACTAACAGTCCCAGCTCtagttatgaactggagtgatgtagctgaggttgaggaactgtcagagccagaattcatacacaccatgctgacactgctgacatttctatCATTGTTTCCGAGGGTGTAATGGTAGAGTTCAttacaaaaacaagcaaaattcTTCCTGGTGTAGGCCACACCCACCTCCTACAGCGCACTGATCCAACTTTTGACCTTCTTTAAACCAGGGAAAGTTTAAAGAGCTCGGCTTATCAAACTACGCCTCGTGGGAAGTGGCTGAAATCTGCCAGATCTGCAGACACAACAGCTGGGTCCCTCCCACCGTCTACCAGGTGAATCAAAGTATTTAAGTCATTCTCTGATTTATTACATGTTCTTTTTATAGATCTTAACGCAGGTTTTGATTATGTGTCTTCTTTAAAGGGCATGTACAACGCTACCACGCGACAAGTGGAGACGGAACTGCTGCCGTGTCTGCGACACTTCGGCATACGTTTCTACGCGTACAATCCCCTGGCAGGTACGCTGGCGTAACAAGGTGTTTTTGGATGATCTTTTACtcttcacactagcaagtgtgATGCTTGCATTTGCTCTCGTGGACTTTTTTCCCTGATATAAAAAGCATCCcttcaacatgatgctaccaccaccatgtttcactgttctcactgtgatgagcagtgttgggtttctagACGCTACTAGcctaaatgtataaaattgaGTGTGAGCTTCATACATGTGAAAATGCACTTCCTGTTGTAGTAAAATCTTTTGAAATATGAGGCCGTGACTTTTCTTCCGACATTGAATGGGGGCTAAACGCAGGTAGGAACTAACGTTGTGAGAGTAGAGGATTTCAGAGACAACAGACATCTTTAGGACCATAGGATTAGTCTGAGAAACTGAGAAAACCTCACTTCACacgtcacttgctagtgtgaacgcaggcTGAAACGTCTTGAGATGTAATAATACTCTGGAATGTTTCATCAGGAGGTCTGCTTACCGGGAAATACCATTATGAGGATAAAGATGGATCTCAGCCTGCAGGACGCTTCTTTGGAAACGATTGGGCTGCTGTCTACAGAGACCGGTACACAATAAAACATGTTCCCCGTTCTTATTTCTGACattttgtggaatttatttCTTCTGTAAGTCTTTAATTTACAGTTCTGCTGAGTAGCTGACATGCAGTGTTAATATTCTGAGCTCAGGGTTTGAGGGAGGCTTTTCCCAGAGTAAAGACAAAAATCATCCCCTTGTTCTAACCCCTATGGACTAAAGTCAATCAAAGCATGTTGGCGTTTTGGTCAGATTCATATCTAAATTCACATCtttcaaataaaaactaattctTTATGACTTACATTTAAAACAGGTTTGGAGAATGATGTGGTACCAGAACCTGGCAAATCTGCCTgataaattagctagctagctaagattATGTTCCTGATGAACAATATTgcagttgttattatttttacacttttgttGCTGTAGTAAAGCAGTAAATCTGAGTTTATAATTTAGGGAATGGTTTATTTATGTGGGGTGTAAAGCTCAGGATTCCACACGATACTTTACGATTTCGATTCATAAACCAGCGATTCAGTATTTGACGATactactgaatctgctacgatacgaTTTTGTAGCCTCCAGTCGATATGTGACCAGCTTTGTCCAGGATCTGGCGTAGGCCTACTGTTAATACGAGAATGATGACAGTGTAGAGAAGGAATAGTTTAAAAGTATCAGAGTTATGagcaaatcaccttgctagcctattagattatttacacatcagtttttaaatatgaataattttttttacacgcCAGTTTCGAATCAATTATAATTGCGCACATTGCGCAATGATTTATGATatttgccttttaaatcaatgcatCAATCCAAATTGTCCGATTGTTACACTCCTAATATTTAGTTTGTGCACCATACCGTTAATTAGTCTGTTTCATTTGTGCGCTAACTCTAGCTACAATCCCACTTCATGTTATCTTGCTGCTGTAATTGATCAATAATTTGGATTCAGTTTGATTTGGATTACTGCACAAAACAATTAGCAAATTAGTTGTTTGATTTGTGTTGTGGATTTTTACCGTCGTGTTAATCTAAATCTTTTAGGTTTTGGAAGGAGAGCCATTTCCACGCTATAGACGGCGTCCTGAAGGCCCTCGAGGCAGCGTACGGTTCCGAGAAGCCGAGCTTAACCTCGGCCGCTATACGCTGGATGTATCATCACTCTCAGCTCAAGGTACGAGTTCCTAAATCGAGTATTGAATATTCCATGGATAATGATCTCGTATCAGCCTCAGCGTATATAGAGTGAGAAGGATTGCATCTGAACCATGGTTTTTGAATGTGAGGAAGAAGGACAATGGACCTTAGATTACCAGTttatctacaaataaaaaacaattccaAGCTGAAAATTAAACATGGGTGAATTCTCtaacaatccaaaacataaggCAGAAGCAAcaggaaaagttttttttttttgaccagaGGAGGTTGGAGGTGGAAATAGACATTCACACCACTTAAGAAATGGAAATTTTGAACTGATAtcgttttgattttttttttaacatacactATTGGCACAAAAACTGCAATTTCTGTATTTATGATATCCtaaggggatgcaaacttttgcactcagctttatttgtattcatttgaaTGTGTTGGATGATAACTGACCCTGGATCAGCGTGATAATTACAACTTTGCCACTATGTTTAGATTTGTATGGATAATACCTGAACTgttaaactgcaggattcataAAGAACTACTTTTTAGCAAATATAGAATCAAATATGAGCAAATAATTGATCAGTTTTAGCAACTAATTTTGTAAAAACTAAGCAAATTGTGTTAGAACAGGATGTTTCAATACTTACACTTATACAAGTCTTCCTCAACAACTTGTGTCTTGTgtgaataatgtattcgtaaaaagaaataagagaaaTTGTGCGCTATTTTGCGAAATAAACAACAGCATGACCCGAATCGCGCGTTACATGCCGAGTAATTCTGCCTGCGTTTCTCAGGCTGAGCACGGAGATGGCATGATCATCGGGATGTCCACCATGGAGCAGCTTCAGGAGAATTTAGCAGCAGCTGAAGAAGGTCCTCTAAAGCAGGAAGTGGTGGAGGCCTTCAAGCGTGGCTGGGATTTAGTGGCTCACGAGTGTCCTAACTACTTCCGCTAGACACACACTGGAAACGAGGAAAAACTGCAAACGCCTTTAATTACTCCCGTAAATGAAGAAGAGGATCTACTATAATGTTATTTCCCCCTAAAATATATCGTATAAAAAGTGTTATAATCTGTTCAGACTTGAGCTGAAATGCCTTTGATGCCATTCATGTTAATAATTCAAGCTAAACTTTGACTGTTTTGTAATTTAGCACTTATTTTTGATAATCTAAGGATAAAGATCACTGGTAAACATGTagcatattatttttaaaaaatgacagaacattTAATCCCATATCAGCATACCAAAAATAAGCAAATGACGTCGATCTGAAAGTGGTATATTTTATGAGAAGTCATGTAGGAACATTTGGATCATAATGTCTGGATCATAAATCACATAAAACACACGTTGAAGAAAGATTTGCACAAATATGTATCCGGGTTTTGCAAGTTAAACTAACAAGTCCATGTGGAAAGTCCATTGTccattgtttcttttcattaactctcatcttcatcatcgtcgtcgtcaTCATCGTCGTCTTTTGCCTGCATGGCCTCTTCAGCACCTTCCTCTAACAGCTCGAAATCTCCAGTCTCCGAATTCCACATGCACTTTACGGACACTTTGAATTCAGCCATCTCGATCCCGAACAGTTTCTGAAAGGAGTTCATAACGAAGTACAGAAAGGTGACGAAAGCATCAAGTTCACGAGCTCGTCAGCGTGCAAACGGCTAATCACAGCACGTTTAATCAGCTTACGACTCTCACACTGCAAATTCAGCTGTTTTATAGTTTTACTATTTAATAGGTCACAAGTAAACAGATAGCATCCATTATTCAGTCTGTTTCTCTAAACCATGCTTCTACCTGCTACAGTTACTTTAAAcatttgaagaagaaaaaaaagtttgcatgaCAAAACGTTAGCAggtaataaacagaaaaatacaagaAAGTTAATGTGATCTTGCCGAGCTTCACCAAGTGCACCATCTGTTCCTTATCTACGTCTTTAATAgctatatttatgtattatgcttctcacacacacacacacacacacacacacacacacacacacacacacacacacacacacacacacgtgaccTACATTACATTTGATAGCTGTTTAAAACCAAATGATTCATGAAAGCAGCTTCACTGCCACACACACGTTTCCACTTTCCCCAGATGTGGCTCGGTGTAAAGGAGATGCAGCCGACTCACCAGAATACGGGCTTGTTCAGGAGTGAGCGTGTCTCCCTCTTTACACACTTCATAGTCCTTTAATAACGTGACGATTCCTGCAGACAGAGTTCATAAAGAATAAACATCTCGTATCTGTTTATTAGAAgaacagtgcattcagaaagtattcagactccttcattttttcagtttatgttGCAACTTCATGCTAAAATGCTTTCTACACTCATTGCAATCATTCCACACTCTATACCCCATtaatgacaaaacaaaactcagATTTCAAGTTGCATTGATTGGATGTGAGTTGGAAAGGCACATACCTGTCTATATAACGTCTAACAGCTGCAAATGCacatcagagcaaaaaccaagccacGAGGTCACGAGctgcctgcagagctcagagtCACGCACTGGATTTACTGCTCGAAAGGAGGCATTTTTCACCGCAGGCATTTTTCACCAattataatttttcttttattaatgaacaaaatgttctgctttttctccatttaaaattatatttaatattgtggaaccgccacgaaacaagttactcacttacgttacagcagctataaacaatcgttccctcaccagcctctctttattctctctctctctctctcaaaaaaaaaaaccctacagcTTGttaaagcgtaaactcctgtcctgaagatgttgaaaaagttacagctttacctctgactgttacacacagcactgacactggagactccttccataaatgttaaattattacaCAAAATGTCACTGTATTAAAACAActacgtttttctttgttaaacatcacaatttttaatctgtttatcatcagtggagcgtctgccgttCAGGTCCATGTGAATGatgtgttgctatagaaacgataacgtgtgTGGGAGAATAAAGAAAGATTGTGGGTTAATCAGCTGTAAAAAGAAACCTCTCTGAGTAAGCTGGAGCATGGCCAATATTTCAGAAttagataaaacacacactgcacgtTGCTAAGGATCTAAGAGACCTGCTGGAGTGCAGTAATAATGGCCCCTGAAACTCATTAACGTTCAACGAGAGCCAGCTATTTAAAGGCTGCGTCTCAAACCGCATACTAGTGTACTATATAGTATGGTTAAATGGTACACTGCCTAATCAGCTCACAGCTCACATGTGGTCATTGTGACATTTAGTGCACCGATGTGCAGTTTGGGATGCAGGCATCGAAGCGATCGGTAAAAAacgatctgttttttttaattca encodes the following:
- the akr7a3 gene encoding aflatoxin B1 aldehyde reductase member 3; translation: MSMLGAVRGGLRAGQALAVALRRSHSEQFCSMSSCQTARRVPATLLGSMAFGGRADADTSAKMVKVFLERGHEELDTAFMYNDGNAEMIIGAMQLPQTVRIATKANPWNGKTLKPESVRSQLETSLKRLRIQSVNIFYLHAPDHENPIQDTLRACNELHKEGKFKELGLSNYASWEVAEICQICRHNSWVPPTVYQGMYNATTRQVETELLPCLRHFGIRFYAYNPLAGGLLTGKYHYEDKDGSQPAGRFFGNDWAAVYRDRFWKESHFHAIDGVLKALEAAYGSEKPSLTSAAIRWMYHHSQLKAEHGDGMIIGMSTMEQLQENLAAAEEGPLKQEVVEAFKRGWDLVAHECPNYFR